The genomic window GAAATTAGAACTCAAGGATTATTAATCCGTGAAGCAATTTGTAGTCTGATAGACCTCCAATATCCTCATACTTCATTTAAAAGTGTTTTGTGTTTGATGGAAACATCAGAAGTGactagaaataatttctttttttccaggaGTGCTCAgtactggttctgcactaaggaatcactcctggtgggctcagggactgtaagggatgccagggatcgaaactgggtcaactgtgtacaaagcaagcactcttcCCGTTGTACTATCTTTTGGCCCTTGTGTTTGGCAATATTTTAGAGATCTTTTACTGGCAATATTTGCATATGTTTTCTAAAATGTAGTGCTTAAATATATGTTTAATCAATTTTATCATTAATAATGGTTAATTTCTTCAATAGATATGGAATCAATAGTTTTGAACGTAGCTCTTAGTTTTTCaaggtattttaaaaagtttatttcattttaaaagttaatttgggGGGCATAGTTTTGTACTCACGGTTTtgtactcagagaaccatgtaaAGTGCAGAGGAGCAAATTGGGGTCAGCTGTATACTAGTCGAGTgacttaaccccagtactatctctccagcccttctttttatttaattttaagagcAACATAGAAAGGAACTTTGAAAGAGGAGAGGATAAAAAGCAAATGTTTGTAAATCATAAGCAGACATTTAGGTTTTGACTACTTAATGTTTGGGCCAATGATATTTCATAAGTGCAcaagatattttaatttcaaaaatacttGGTCTCAGCAGCAGAATTTTATCACTGTGTAAGTTAATTCACCATAcatacttaagatttttttttctggtgttgagaacttttaagatctactgtttaataatttttaaatatgtaatgcTGGGCTTGAGAGATAGACATGtgttatggcatttgccttgcatgtagctgagtctggtttaatcctggcacctaatgaggttccctgagcactgcctggagtgactcctgatcacaaaaccaggtaagcccTAAACagtaccaggtgtgactccataaccaaagccaaaccaaagaagaaatcagatatGCAATTCTGTATTGGTAACTGCATCACCATGTTTTACAGTATATGCCCAGGATTTATTTAGAACTTTTAAATTGTTTGATTATTCAAATTtacttgttttattgtttataaaagATCTGAGGCCACCTTGATGCAGCCTGTCATTTTGAATACAAGTTGTCTTATAAAgttgagagctagtacagtgggtagggtgcttgccatgcatgcagctgacccagatttaatccccagcagcccaaatcctggagcactgccaggagtgatccccaggagtaatgatcactgagcacagagccaggattaagtcttgagtactgctgggtgtggccccaacagcaacaaaaatcaaaaaagtttCATTGGTCATTAAAAGTTCTGGTAGACTATCTCTTTTGGCAGTATATAGGtatctttttgtatattttgtggtCTTGTCTCAGTTTTGGGACCgcatctagtagtgctcagggactcttatCTACATATTGACTAGGCTCATTTCAGGTGATACCACACtcaaggaaccatgcagtgcaggggattgaaatCAGGCTGCATGCCTACTGGtccttttgaactatctccctaagCGCCCTATAGATATTCTTAAATTTCACTGACTATTGATTTAAAATGTCACTTTCCTATAAGATTTTAAGTCCTAATGTCCCCAAGGTAACTTGACTAGAAACCTGGATAAAGGCTCCATGGAAAATATGGTATcctgaaatatttcatttcaccTTTCAGTCTACTCTTTTCCTCAGAGTTGGCAGCCAATGAGCCGGTGCCGAGAGTGGGGTTTTTGAGATTAACTAGAATCAGTCTGTGGATCATCAACTTTTAATTCCattcaaaataaacagaaaacaaattaggCAGTCTCTTTCAGTTTCAAAAGTTACGTTTGGGGTAACTTTGCGCTATTAAGTTTTTGTGACAGTGGTTTTAATTTTCAGTACACGTGTGACATTTTCCACTCTTTTCTTCATAGATCCATGTTCACTAGCGGCCTTACAGAAAGTACTCAAAAAGAAGTTCGAATAGTCGGTGTGGAAGCTGAATCCATGGATTTAGTGTTGAACTATGCCTACACCTCCAGAGTTGTTCTGACAGAGGCCAATGTTCAGGCCCTGTTCACTGCAGCTAGCATCTTCCAGATTCCTTCCATCCAGGACCAGTGTGCTAAATATATGATCAGTCACTTGGACCCTCAGAATTCTATCGGGGTCTTTATATTTGCTGATCATTATGGTCATCAGGAGCTTGGAGATAGATCAAAAGAATACATTCGTAAAAAGTTTCTGTGTGTCACCAAAGAACAGGAGTTTCTCCATTTGACGAAAGACCAACTGATAAGCATACTAGACAGTGATGATTTAAATGTAGACCGAGAAGAACATGTTTTTGAAAGCATTGTAAGGTGGTTTGAACATgaacagaatgaaagaaaactgTACCTTCCAGAAATTTTTGCCAAATGCATACGTTTTCCTCTGATGGAAGATACCTTTATAGAGACAATTCCACCTCAGTTTGCACAGGCTATAGCCAAAAGCTATGTAGAAAGGGGACCATCCAATACTAATGGCTGTACACAAAGACTTGGAATGACTGCATCtgaaatgatcatatgttttGATGCTGCCCACAAACACTCAGGAAAGAAGCAAACAGTGCCTTGTCTAGATATAGTCACAGGAAGAGTGTTTAAACTATGCAAACCGCCAAATGATCTAAGAGAAGTTGGGATTCTTGTGTCACCAGATAATGACATTTACATTGCAGGAGGGTATAGGCCAAGCAGCAGTGAGGTTTCCATTGACCATAAGGCAGAAAATGATTTCTGGATGTATGACCATTCCACCAATAGGTGGCTATCCAAACCATCTTTGCTGCGTGCCAGAATAGGCTGCAAACTGGTATATTGCTGTAGTAAAATGTATGCAATAGGAGGCCGTGTTTATGAAGGTGATGGGAGAAACTCACTCAAGTCTGTTGAGTGCTACGATAGCAGAGAGAATTGTTGGACAACGGTTTGCGCAATGCCTGTTGCCATGGAATTTCATAATGCTGTGGAGTACAAGGAGAAGATCTATGTTTTACAAGGTAACTATCAAGTGATTTCATAGAAGAGTAAAATGCTGGGCTGGAgctctagtacagcaggtagggcgtttgccttgcacccgtgcacacggctgacccgggttcgattcccagcatcccatatggtcccctgaataccgccaggagtaattcctgagtgcaaagccaggagtaacccctgtgcataagcaggtatgacccaaaaagcaaaaaaaaaacaattaaaatgtcaAACTGTGGGTTTCTTATACCAAAAAAATATAGCATTTCTTCCTACTAATTGATGAATGTCTCTggcttattttgtttgcttgtttttgttttttgggccgcACATGGttatgctcagagcttcctcttgaCTCTTCACTAGGGGATGCTGGTTCTTGTGGGTTGTAGGGGGTTCTAGTTGTCTAACCCAGGTCCACTATGTGCAAAGCCACTCTGTTGCTCCCTGGCCCCATCTCTGGCTTCCTTATCACACATTGTTGGGATAATCTGTTCTTTAAAGGGCATAtcaaaaaaataagacttttgaataaaaaaatgggaggcattttttagttactaaaatgatTTGCAGGCTTATTGTGCTCTTACTGTGTTTTGACCTTGtgattattttgaaaacaataaaaataattcagtgtGTGGGAGAACTTTTATTTCACAGCCAATTttgagacacacaaaaaaatcttcttgtttctttgttattctttattttagcaAAAAAGCAAGTacatgacttttgttttttgcttttcattattAAAGAATCAAGAATGTAGGTATTTTCTTATGGTATTTACTGGCTTTgttgaaaaaatgagaaagaataagAGCAAGGTATTCACTAACATTATGTTATTCATCCATAAAAGAATTCTGTGTAAGGTCTGTGATTGCAAGAACAAAGTTTAATTGCATAGAATTTGAAGTTGCATTCTGTAGATTTTAATTGCAATGGAGATTTCATTGCCTTCAATAAgtttaagcatttatttttcactgaaaaCTTTGGATGTGCCAGCTTTTTTATTTACCATGATATAAAGAGGGACTGTCTGATTTGCTTagcttaaagaaaaacaaaaactttctttACTGGCTGAAGACCAGAACTTTGGcgaagatgatttttaaaagcagTAGAGGGGAGTAAGTAAGACATTTGGTTGCAGGGAGTGGGAGAAGAGGAAGACAAGCCAGccttttaaaacttgttttttaattaaaataatttttcgggtttttgaaccacacccgtTAGTGTTCGGGAAATACCCCTGACTGTGTtcgaggatcacttctggcagggttcaggggctggtatgtggtgctgggtttgaAACCCCAGTGACACTACCTGGTCTGCTATTGCCCAAGTCCTAAAACATTTGATCCAGAATTCAGAATTAGTTATTTGTAATAACTAATGTGTTTC from Sorex araneus isolate mSorAra2 chromosome 4, mSorAra2.pri, whole genome shotgun sequence includes these protein-coding regions:
- the KBTBD8 gene encoding kelch repeat and BTB domain-containing protein 8 isoform X2, whose amino-acid sequence is MERDISKSSPTLNGISSSEAAGDAMDPLHACSILKQLKAMYDEGQLTDIVVEVDHGKTFSCHRNVLAAISPYFRSMFTSGLTESTQKEVRIVGVEAESMDLVLNYAYTSRVVLTEANVQALFTAASIFQIPSIQDQCAKYMISHLDPQNSIGVFIFADHYGHQELGDRSKEYIRKKFLCVTKEQEFLHLTKDQLISILDSDDLNVDREEHVFESIVRWFEHEQNERKLYLPEIFAKCIRFPLMEDTFIETIPPQFAQAIAKSYVERGPSNTNGCTQRLGMTASEMIICFDAAHKHSGKKQTVPCLDIVTGRVFKLCKPPNDLREVGILVSPDNDIYIAGGYRPSSSEVSIDHKAENDFWMYDHSTNRWLSKPSLLRARIGCKLVYCCSKMYAIGGRVYEGDGRNSLKSVECYDSRENCWTTVCAMPVAMEFHNAVEYKEKIYVLQGEFFLFYEPQKDYWGFLTPMTVPRIQGLAAVYKDSIYYIAGTCGNHQRMFTVEAYDIELNKWTRKKDFPCDESINPYLKLVLFQNKLHLFVRATQVTVEEHVFRTSRKNSLYRYDDIADQWLKVYETPDRLWDLGRHFECAVAKLYPQCLQKVL
- the KBTBD8 gene encoding kelch repeat and BTB domain-containing protein 8 isoform X1, producing MAASADISKSSPTLNGISSSEAAGDAMDPLHACSILKQLKAMYDEGQLTDIVVEVDHGKTFSCHRNVLAAISPYFRSMFTSGLTESTQKEVRIVGVEAESMDLVLNYAYTSRVVLTEANVQALFTAASIFQIPSIQDQCAKYMISHLDPQNSIGVFIFADHYGHQELGDRSKEYIRKKFLCVTKEQEFLHLTKDQLISILDSDDLNVDREEHVFESIVRWFEHEQNERKLYLPEIFAKCIRFPLMEDTFIETIPPQFAQAIAKSYVERGPSNTNGCTQRLGMTASEMIICFDAAHKHSGKKQTVPCLDIVTGRVFKLCKPPNDLREVGILVSPDNDIYIAGGYRPSSSEVSIDHKAENDFWMYDHSTNRWLSKPSLLRARIGCKLVYCCSKMYAIGGRVYEGDGRNSLKSVECYDSRENCWTTVCAMPVAMEFHNAVEYKEKIYVLQGEFFLFYEPQKDYWGFLTPMTVPRIQGLAAVYKDSIYYIAGTCGNHQRMFTVEAYDIELNKWTRKKDFPCDESINPYLKLVLFQNKLHLFVRATQVTVEEHVFRTSRKNSLYRYDDIADQWLKVYETPDRLWDLGRHFECAVAKLYPQCLQKVL